A genomic region of Oncorhynchus mykiss isolate Arlee chromosome 4, USDA_OmykA_1.1, whole genome shotgun sequence contains the following coding sequences:
- the LOC110522469 gene encoding ADP-ribosylation factor 6 → MGKMLSKIFGNKEMRILMLGLDAAGKTTILYKLKLGQSVTTIPTVGFNVETVTYKNVKFNVWDVGGQDKIRPLWRHYYTGTQGLIFVVDCADRDRIDEARQELHRIINDREMRDAIILIFANKQDLPDAMKPHEIQEKLGLTRIRDRNWYVQPSCASTGDGLYEGLTWLTSNYKS, encoded by the coding sequence ATGGGGAAAATGCTCTCAAAGATCTTTGGCAACAAGGAGATGAGGATATTGATGCTTGGACTTGATGCTGCTGGCAAGACCACCATCCTCTACAAACTGAAGCTGGGCCAGTCTGTCACCACCATCCCAACAGTCGGCTTCAACGTCGAGACAGTCACCTACAAGAACGTGAAGTTCAACGTGTGGGACGTGGGGGGCCAGGACAAGATCCGGCCGCTGTGGAGGCACTACTACACTGGCACTCAGGGCCTCATCTTTGTGGTGGACTGTGCCGACAGGGACCGGATAGACGAGGCCCGCCAGGAGCTCCACCGGATCATCAATGACCGGGAGATGCGGGATGCCATCATCCTGATCTTTGCCAATAAGCAGGACCTGCCTGACGCCATGAAGCCCCACGAGATCCAGGAGAAGCTTGGCCTGACCCGGATCAGAGATAGGAATTGGTACGTTCAGCCCTCGTGTGCTTCCACTGGTGATGGACTATACGAGGGTCTCACCTGGCTCACCTCAAATTACAAATCTTAA
- the LOC110522470 gene encoding pre-mRNA-processing factor 39 isoform X1 encodes MEDTDEPMTGMLDTDSSESGDSPAMEGNGDGFLPDLPVLAHPAEWTMDQVPPDNLTTVIHDTDSESDQSSPEVIKQHQDQQSDLGSVEQAVQHFQLASAKLFQEEDSDDQFCSPQVEQQNQMEALSEEESKEGQNNQEDATESLMQGEKMSEAVEQQQDPAQAQPPMVAEDGSPANMELEESKEMTEQGEPVEVPAEEPAVPTEPLIPAEYEKLAKGCEENPEDFNGWVYLLQYVEQENHLGVVRKAFDAFFLHYPYCYGYWKKFADTEKKHGNVQVAEEVYRRGVQAIPLSVDLWLHYMSFIKDNADHEDPETPGRIRAAYEHAVLAAGTDFRSDRLWEAYINWEMEQEKLANVTAIYDRILGIPTQLYSQHLQRFKEHVQNNNPKHFLSEEEFVQLRVELAKANVAAAANGEGEDTTPADELPPGTEDLPDPAKRVTEIENMRHKVIESRQEVFNQNEQEVSKRWAFEEGIKRPYFHVKALEKTQLSNWKEYLDYEIENGTPERVVVLFERCLIACALYEDFWTKYAKYIEGYSIDGVRHVYKKACTIHLTKKPNIHLLWAAFEEQQGNIAEARRILKALEATVPALAMVRLRRVSLERRHGNLEEAEALLREAIAAGKNTSETSFYAVKLARQLLKVQRSLAKARKVLLDAIEKDQASAKLYLNLLELEYSGDVQQNEADILACFDRALSSPLPLDSRLTFSQRKVEFLQDFGSDINKLVTAYDEHQKLLKENESAKRKAENGSQETESKRQRTDEHSGSGHMMQGDVQGNNSAYNYNWYQQQYNNWGQNSWGQYNQYSQQYNQYYPPPPT; translated from the exons ATGGAAGATACTG ACGAGCCCATGACAGGGATGTTGGACACAGACAGCTCTGAGAGTGGGGACTCCCCAGCCATGGAGGGCAACGGAGATGGCTTCCTCCCAGACCTGCCTGTCCTCGCGCACCCTGCTGAATGGACCATGGACCAG GTTCCCCCTGACAACCTCACCACAGTTATCCACGACACTGACTCAGAGTCAGATCAGTCATCACCGGAGGTAATCAAGCAGCACCAGGACCAGCAgtctgatctgggatcagttgaACAAGCAGTGCAGCACTTCCAGCTAGCGAGTGCCAAGCTCTTCCAAGAGGAGGATTCAGATGATCAGTTTTGTTCTCCCCAGGTAGAACAACAGAACCAAATGGAAGCTTTGTCAGAAGAAGAAAGCAAGGAAGGACAGAACAACCAAGAGGATGCCACAGAGTCTCTAATGCAGGGTGAGAAGATGTCAGAGGCTGTAGAACAGCAACAAGATCCAGCCCAAGCCCAGCCACCAATGGTTGCGGAAGATGGAAGCCCAGCTAACATGGAGCTGGAAGAATCCAAAGAGATGACAGAGCAGGGGGAAcctgttgaggtaccagctgaGGAACCAGCTGTCCCCACAGAGCCCCTCATCCCTGCTGAATACGAGAAGCTGGCTAAAGGGTGTGAGGAGAACCCTGAAGACTTCAATGGTTGGGTCTACCTGCTGCAGTATGTGGAGCAAGAG AATCATCTCGGTGTTGTGAGAAAGGCGTTTGATGCGTTTTTCCTGCACTACCCCTACTGCTACGGCTACTGGAAGAAGTTTGCTGATACTGAGAAGAAGCATGGCAATGTGCAGGTGGCAGAGGAG GTGTACCGGCGAGGTGTGCAGGCCATCCCCCTCAGTGTGGATCTGTGGCTTCACTACATGTCCTTCATCAAGGACAACGCTGACCATGAAGACCCAGAGACACCAGGACGCATTAGAGC TGCGTATGAGCATGCTGTGTTGGCAGCAGGGACAGACTTCCGCTCTGACCGTCTATGGGAGGCCTACATCAACTGGGAGATGGAGCAGGAGAAACTGGCTAATGTCACGGCCATCTACGACCGCATCCTGGGCATCCCCACCCAGCTCTACTCACAGCACCTCCAGAG GTTCAAAGAGCATGTGCAGAACAACAACCCCAAACACTTCCTGTCAGAGGAGGAGTTTGTCCAACTGAGGGTGGAGCTAGCCAAAGCCAACGTAGCAGCTGCAGCCAATGGGGAAGGAGAGGACACAACACCTGCCGACGAGCTCCCGCCAGGCACCGAAGACCTCCCAGATCCTGCAAAG AGAGTGACGGAGATTGAGAACATGCGACACAAGGTGATCGAGTCACGCCAGGAGGTGTTCAACCAAAACGAGCAGGAGGTCAGCAAACGCTGGGCCTTCGAGGAAGGG ATAAAACGCCCCTACTTCCATGTCAAAGCCCTGGAGAAGACCCAGCTCAGCAATTGGAAGGAGTACCTGGACTATGAGATCGAAAACGGCACTCCCGAACGTGTGGTCGTTCTGTTCGAACGCTGCCTCATCGCCTGTGCTCTTTACGAGGACTTCTGGACAAAG TATGCAAAATATATAGAAGGCTACAGCATTGATGGAGTAAGACATGTGTACAAGAAGGCGTGTACCATCCACCTGACCAAGAAGCCCAACATTCACCTGCTGTGGGCTGCGTTCGAGGAGCAACAGG GGAACATAGCGGAGGCGCGCCGTATCCTGAAGGCTCTGGAGGCTACGGTACCAGCCCTAGCTATGGTGCGTCTGCGGCGGGTCAGCCTGGAGCGGCGCCACGGCAACCTGGAGGAGGCGGAGGCCCTGCTGAGGGAGGCGATTGCGGCGGGGAAGAACACCAGTGAGACGTCGTTCTACGCCGTGAAGCTGGCCCGGCAGCTGCTGAAGGTGCAGAGAAGCCTCGCCAAGGCCCGCAAGGTGCTGCTGGACGCCATAGAAAAGGACCAG GCCAGTGCTAAACTGTATCTGAACCTGCTGGAATTGGAGTACAGTGGGGATGTGCAGCAGAACGAAGCGGACATCTTGGCCTGCTTCGACCGTGCACTGAGCAGCCCGCTGCCCCTCGACTCCCGTCTCACCTTCTCTCAGCGCAAGGTTGAGTTCCTCCAGGACTTTGGCAGCGACATCAACAA GTTAGTGACTGCGTACGATGAACACCAGAAGCTTCTGAAAGAAAACGAGTCGGCAAAGAGGAAAGCGGAGAATGG CTCACAGGAAACCGAATCGAAGAGACAGCGTACAGACGAGCACTCAGGCTCAGGGCACATGATGCAGGGAGATGTGCAGGGTAACAACTCTGCCTACAACTACAACTGGTACCAG CAACAGTACAACAACTGGGGACAGAACTCCTGGGGACAGTACAACCAGTATTCCCAGCAGTATAACCAGTACTACCCCCCTCCACCCACATAA
- the LOC110522470 gene encoding pre-mRNA-processing factor 39 isoform X2: MEDTDEPMTGMLDTDSSESGDSPAMEGNGDGFLPDLPVLAHPAEWTMDQVPPDNLTTVIHDTDSESDQSSPEVEQQNQMEALSEEESKEGQNNQEDATESLMQGEKMSEAVEQQQDPAQAQPPMVAEDGSPANMELEESKEMTEQGEPVEVPAEEPAVPTEPLIPAEYEKLAKGCEENPEDFNGWVYLLQYVEQENHLGVVRKAFDAFFLHYPYCYGYWKKFADTEKKHGNVQVAEEVYRRGVQAIPLSVDLWLHYMSFIKDNADHEDPETPGRIRAAYEHAVLAAGTDFRSDRLWEAYINWEMEQEKLANVTAIYDRILGIPTQLYSQHLQRFKEHVQNNNPKHFLSEEEFVQLRVELAKANVAAAANGEGEDTTPADELPPGTEDLPDPAKRVTEIENMRHKVIESRQEVFNQNEQEVSKRWAFEEGIKRPYFHVKALEKTQLSNWKEYLDYEIENGTPERVVVLFERCLIACALYEDFWTKYAKYIEGYSIDGVRHVYKKACTIHLTKKPNIHLLWAAFEEQQGNIAEARRILKALEATVPALAMVRLRRVSLERRHGNLEEAEALLREAIAAGKNTSETSFYAVKLARQLLKVQRSLAKARKVLLDAIEKDQASAKLYLNLLELEYSGDVQQNEADILACFDRALSSPLPLDSRLTFSQRKVEFLQDFGSDINKLVTAYDEHQKLLKENESAKRKAENGSQETESKRQRTDEHSGSGHMMQGDVQGNNSAYNYNWYQQQYNNWGQNSWGQYNQYSQQYNQYYPPPPT, from the exons ATGGAAGATACTG ACGAGCCCATGACAGGGATGTTGGACACAGACAGCTCTGAGAGTGGGGACTCCCCAGCCATGGAGGGCAACGGAGATGGCTTCCTCCCAGACCTGCCTGTCCTCGCGCACCCTGCTGAATGGACCATGGACCAG GTTCCCCCTGACAACCTCACCACAGTTATCCACGACACTGACTCAGAGTCAGATCAGTCATCACCGGAG GTAGAACAACAGAACCAAATGGAAGCTTTGTCAGAAGAAGAAAGCAAGGAAGGACAGAACAACCAAGAGGATGCCACAGAGTCTCTAATGCAGGGTGAGAAGATGTCAGAGGCTGTAGAACAGCAACAAGATCCAGCCCAAGCCCAGCCACCAATGGTTGCGGAAGATGGAAGCCCAGCTAACATGGAGCTGGAAGAATCCAAAGAGATGACAGAGCAGGGGGAAcctgttgaggtaccagctgaGGAACCAGCTGTCCCCACAGAGCCCCTCATCCCTGCTGAATACGAGAAGCTGGCTAAAGGGTGTGAGGAGAACCCTGAAGACTTCAATGGTTGGGTCTACCTGCTGCAGTATGTGGAGCAAGAG AATCATCTCGGTGTTGTGAGAAAGGCGTTTGATGCGTTTTTCCTGCACTACCCCTACTGCTACGGCTACTGGAAGAAGTTTGCTGATACTGAGAAGAAGCATGGCAATGTGCAGGTGGCAGAGGAG GTGTACCGGCGAGGTGTGCAGGCCATCCCCCTCAGTGTGGATCTGTGGCTTCACTACATGTCCTTCATCAAGGACAACGCTGACCATGAAGACCCAGAGACACCAGGACGCATTAGAGC TGCGTATGAGCATGCTGTGTTGGCAGCAGGGACAGACTTCCGCTCTGACCGTCTATGGGAGGCCTACATCAACTGGGAGATGGAGCAGGAGAAACTGGCTAATGTCACGGCCATCTACGACCGCATCCTGGGCATCCCCACCCAGCTCTACTCACAGCACCTCCAGAG GTTCAAAGAGCATGTGCAGAACAACAACCCCAAACACTTCCTGTCAGAGGAGGAGTTTGTCCAACTGAGGGTGGAGCTAGCCAAAGCCAACGTAGCAGCTGCAGCCAATGGGGAAGGAGAGGACACAACACCTGCCGACGAGCTCCCGCCAGGCACCGAAGACCTCCCAGATCCTGCAAAG AGAGTGACGGAGATTGAGAACATGCGACACAAGGTGATCGAGTCACGCCAGGAGGTGTTCAACCAAAACGAGCAGGAGGTCAGCAAACGCTGGGCCTTCGAGGAAGGG ATAAAACGCCCCTACTTCCATGTCAAAGCCCTGGAGAAGACCCAGCTCAGCAATTGGAAGGAGTACCTGGACTATGAGATCGAAAACGGCACTCCCGAACGTGTGGTCGTTCTGTTCGAACGCTGCCTCATCGCCTGTGCTCTTTACGAGGACTTCTGGACAAAG TATGCAAAATATATAGAAGGCTACAGCATTGATGGAGTAAGACATGTGTACAAGAAGGCGTGTACCATCCACCTGACCAAGAAGCCCAACATTCACCTGCTGTGGGCTGCGTTCGAGGAGCAACAGG GGAACATAGCGGAGGCGCGCCGTATCCTGAAGGCTCTGGAGGCTACGGTACCAGCCCTAGCTATGGTGCGTCTGCGGCGGGTCAGCCTGGAGCGGCGCCACGGCAACCTGGAGGAGGCGGAGGCCCTGCTGAGGGAGGCGATTGCGGCGGGGAAGAACACCAGTGAGACGTCGTTCTACGCCGTGAAGCTGGCCCGGCAGCTGCTGAAGGTGCAGAGAAGCCTCGCCAAGGCCCGCAAGGTGCTGCTGGACGCCATAGAAAAGGACCAG GCCAGTGCTAAACTGTATCTGAACCTGCTGGAATTGGAGTACAGTGGGGATGTGCAGCAGAACGAAGCGGACATCTTGGCCTGCTTCGACCGTGCACTGAGCAGCCCGCTGCCCCTCGACTCCCGTCTCACCTTCTCTCAGCGCAAGGTTGAGTTCCTCCAGGACTTTGGCAGCGACATCAACAA GTTAGTGACTGCGTACGATGAACACCAGAAGCTTCTGAAAGAAAACGAGTCGGCAAAGAGGAAAGCGGAGAATGG CTCACAGGAAACCGAATCGAAGAGACAGCGTACAGACGAGCACTCAGGCTCAGGGCACATGATGCAGGGAGATGTGCAGGGTAACAACTCTGCCTACAACTACAACTGGTACCAG CAACAGTACAACAACTGGGGACAGAACTCCTGGGGACAGTACAACCAGTATTCCCAGCAGTATAACCAGTACTACCCCCCTCCACCCACATAA
- the LOC110522472 gene encoding ubiquitin-like protein FUBI, translated as MQLFLRAQNTHTLEVTGQETVREIKLHVQTLEGLLVEDQVLLLDSSPLEDSSSLVDCGISEYCTLEVAGRLLGGKVHGSLARAGKVRGQTPKVDKQEKKKKKTGRAKRRIQYNRRFVNVVPTFGKKKGPNANS; from the exons ATGCAGCTCTTCTTGCGTGCCCAGAACACTCACACCCTTGAGGTGACCGGACAGGAGACCGTCAGAGAAATAAAG CTCCATGTCCAGACTCTGGAGGGTCTCCTAGTGGAGGACCAGGTACTATTGCTGGACAGTTCCCCCTTGGAGGACTCTTCCTCTCTGGTGGACTGTGGCATCTCTGAGTACTGCACCTTGGAAGTGGCTGGCCGACTTCTGGGAG GAAAGGTCCACGGCTCCCTGGCCCGTGCCGGTAAAGTGCGGGGACAGACACCCAAG GTTGACaagcaggagaagaagaagaagaagactggTCGTGCCAAGCGTCGCATCCAGTACAACAGGCGCTTCGTCAATGTTGTGCCCACCTTCGGCAAGAAGAAGGGCCCCAACGCCAACTCCTAa
- the fkbp3 gene encoding peptidyl-prolyl cis-trans isomerase FKBP3 isoform X2: MAIVVMAIVVKTLPSRDGMVRKVNVRIVKEATMKFLAEHKLMGNIKNVAKTAKKEQLIIAYNDLFESKRFLGSEPIEDVTEHVKNVKIDDKPKEVVEVVDEGPPKFFKSVLKKGDKTNFPKKGDNVSCWYTGSLEDGTVFDTNIPATARKKKQSKPLSFKVGLGRVIKGWDEGILTMSKGETAKLEIEPEWAYGKKGLPDSKIPPNAKLIFEVELVAVD, encoded by the exons ATGGCCATCGTTGTAATGGCCATCGTTGTAAAGACCCTTCCCAGCCGGGATGGGATGGTGAGGAAAGTCAATGTGAGAATTGTCAAGGAGGCAACTATGAAG TTTCTTGCAGAACACAAGCTGATGGGAAATATCAAGAATGTTGCAAAAACGGCAAAGAAGGAGCAACTAATTATTGCATACAACGATTTGTTTGAGAGCAAG AGATTTTTAGGTTCAGAACCCATTGAAGATGTGACGGAGCATGTGAAAAATGTGAAGATCGACGACAAGCCAAAAGAAGTTGTGGAAGTCGTTGATGAG GGTCCTCCTAAGTTCTTCAAGTCTGTGCTGAAGAAAGGTGACAAGACTAACTTCCCTAAGAAGGGAGACAATGTGAGCTGTTGGTACACTGGCTCCCTGGAGGATGGCACAGTGTTTGACACCAACATCCCTGCAA CTGCCAGAAAGAAGAAACAGAGCAAGCCACTTAGCTTCAAAGTTGGCCTGGGCCGGGTCATCAAAGGG TGGGATGAAGGTATCTTAACGATGAGCAAAGGCGAGACAGCCAAACTGGAGATTGAACCAGAATGGGCCTACGGGAAGAAAGGACTTCCTGATTCAAA AATCCCACCAAACGCAAAGCTGATCTTCGAGGTCGAGCTGGTGGCCGTCGATTAA
- the fkbp3 gene encoding peptidyl-prolyl cis-trans isomerase FKBP3 isoform X1, which yields MAAELTREWSDEQLKSDDLPKKDIIKFIQDNAAHSFLAEHKLMGNIKNVAKTAKKEQLIIAYNDLFESKRFLGSEPIEDVTEHVKNVKIDDKPKEVVEVVDEGPPKFFKSVLKKGDKTNFPKKGDNVSCWYTGSLEDGTVFDTNIPATARKKKQSKPLSFKVGLGRVIKGWDEGILTMSKGETAKLEIEPEWAYGKKGLPDSKIPPNAKLIFEVELVAVD from the exons ATGGCGGCTGAATTGACCAGAGAGTGGAGCGATGAACAGCTAAAAAGTGATGATCTACCCAAAAAAGACATTATTAAGTTCATTCAGGACAATGCTGCCCATTCG TTTCTTGCAGAACACAAGCTGATGGGAAATATCAAGAATGTTGCAAAAACGGCAAAGAAGGAGCAACTAATTATTGCATACAACGATTTGTTTGAGAGCAAG AGATTTTTAGGTTCAGAACCCATTGAAGATGTGACGGAGCATGTGAAAAATGTGAAGATCGACGACAAGCCAAAAGAAGTTGTGGAAGTCGTTGATGAG GGTCCTCCTAAGTTCTTCAAGTCTGTGCTGAAGAAAGGTGACAAGACTAACTTCCCTAAGAAGGGAGACAATGTGAGCTGTTGGTACACTGGCTCCCTGGAGGATGGCACAGTGTTTGACACCAACATCCCTGCAA CTGCCAGAAAGAAGAAACAGAGCAAGCCACTTAGCTTCAAAGTTGGCCTGGGCCGGGTCATCAAAGGG TGGGATGAAGGTATCTTAACGATGAGCAAAGGCGAGACAGCCAAACTGGAGATTGAACCAGAATGGGCCTACGGGAAGAAAGGACTTCCTGATTCAAA AATCCCACCAAACGCAAAGCTGATCTTCGAGGTCGAGCTGGTGGCCGTCGATTAA
- the fkbp3 gene encoding peptidyl-prolyl cis-trans isomerase FKBP3 isoform X3: MFLAEHKLMGNIKNVAKTAKKEQLIIAYNDLFESKRFLGSEPIEDVTEHVKNVKIDDKPKEVVEVVDEGPPKFFKSVLKKGDKTNFPKKGDNVSCWYTGSLEDGTVFDTNIPATARKKKQSKPLSFKVGLGRVIKGWDEGILTMSKGETAKLEIEPEWAYGKKGLPDSKIPPNAKLIFEVELVAVD; encoded by the exons ATG TTTCTTGCAGAACACAAGCTGATGGGAAATATCAAGAATGTTGCAAAAACGGCAAAGAAGGAGCAACTAATTATTGCATACAACGATTTGTTTGAGAGCAAG AGATTTTTAGGTTCAGAACCCATTGAAGATGTGACGGAGCATGTGAAAAATGTGAAGATCGACGACAAGCCAAAAGAAGTTGTGGAAGTCGTTGATGAG GGTCCTCCTAAGTTCTTCAAGTCTGTGCTGAAGAAAGGTGACAAGACTAACTTCCCTAAGAAGGGAGACAATGTGAGCTGTTGGTACACTGGCTCCCTGGAGGATGGCACAGTGTTTGACACCAACATCCCTGCAA CTGCCAGAAAGAAGAAACAGAGCAAGCCACTTAGCTTCAAAGTTGGCCTGGGCCGGGTCATCAAAGGG TGGGATGAAGGTATCTTAACGATGAGCAAAGGCGAGACAGCCAAACTGGAGATTGAACCAGAATGGGCCTACGGGAAGAAAGGACTTCCTGATTCAAA AATCCCACCAAACGCAAAGCTGATCTTCGAGGTCGAGCTGGTGGCCGTCGATTAA